TTTTTAAGGCGCGCAAGCACATCTGTAAGTCTCATGACTCTTCCCCTTTAAGGGCTTCAGCAACCTTTAGCACTATTTCATCCCAGACGTCCTCTGAATTATACTGTTTTTGGTAATCCGGGTGAAGGTAAGAAAGCACCTGGCTTTTAAATACATCAAAGGCAACTGACATGACATTTGATTCAGCAATGTAGAGATGGCTTCTCAGTTTGCTGTTTGATATGTTTTTGTCTACCCCTGCATTCAGCAGTAAATTAAGGTCAAATATGTCTCTTGCCTGCGGTGTACTTCTGGTTACCAGGGCTTCCACTTTTTGCTCATAAGCGCTGTGAATGTCATAATGATTAGACATAATAGACGAGAGATTGTATGTCCTTACAAGTTCAGGACCTACAGGCTCAAATACAGTGTTCCCCTTCATTCCTCTTCTTGAAAACTCTATTTTTGTAGGGAGTACGATGCCGGAACCGGAAACAGCCAGCCCGACTTTCCATCGCTGAGTTGTCTCAGTTTGTTTCGGCTCAGACCAGCGGTCAATAATGATCCCGTGCACCTGAAGGATTTGTACAAAAGGTTTTGATTTTAAAATACTCACCACCGTATCCCGAAGCTTGTCTTTTGGAAGGTCATAGACATCCATATCCATGTCCTCGGAATAGCGGATACTTTTCAGATAAAAACGTAAGTTGCACCCTCCTTTCAGGGCATAGAACCTCTTATCTGTTTTCCGCCCCAACTGGTCAAGGAAAAGCAGGTGAAACAGCTCCACATATTGCATAACTGTATACTTGGTCATAGTCAACCCTCCATATTTCATAATACCTGCAGTTGTCATATATGTCAACTACAGGTATTATGAAATAACTGTTTTGAGATAATCGGCTCTAACAGGATTATAGGTTACTTGCAGGACGCCTGAAAAATGCGGTAATATTGAGCTGCAATGGGAGTGCATAGGGTTCTGGTGTCCCTCCCGGACTTCAAATCCGGTGTTTCCCGACAAAATCGGGAAGGGTGGGTTCGATTCCCACACGCTCCCGCCAGTAAAGACAGTGAATAGTGAACAGTAAACAGTTGTCAGTGGGAAAACAAAACAACAATAAAAGCATACTCTTTTGCAACTGTTACTACAGAACGCTTTATCCTGATTGAAAATCCGCTGATTACATGTTATTATTATATATTCGCTCAATAGATACTCTTTGGCTGAATAAATCCGTAAAGGAGGTAGTTACGAAGCGCATTCATTTCCCGCTCTTTTTGTTCCTTTTCTTATTACTGCTGATACCGGCATACTGCACGGCAGCTCAGGATGCTATGACCTCTCAAAACAGACCTATCGTTGTCCGTATCCCGTACTCAAGCTGGGCTGAAAAGGCTGAGCTTGCCGGCAGATTTACACTGCTGGATGCGCCTCCGGGACAGGGATATGTCGTTGCGATTTTATCGTCAGGAGAACTTGCAGAGCTTCAGGCGCAGGGAATCCGAATTGAAATTGAGTATGAACGCACCTCACAGGTTCAGTCGCCGCCGGGTTATACCTGCTACCGCACACCGGCAGAGATTGAAACTGCGTTGTCAGCTTATCAGTCTGCCCATCCAACGCTTGCGCAGGTGATTGACATAGGCGACAGTTGGGAAAAAATTCAGACCGGAGGAGTATCAGGATACGACCTGTGGATGCTTAAATTGACAAATCAGGGCATACCGGGACCCAAGCCTGCCTTTTTCATGGTAGGAAATATTCACGCCATTGAAATGGCAGGAGCAGAGGCGGCAATGGCTTTTGCCGACTGGCTGCTCAGCGGTTACGGTACTAATGCCGATGCCACATGGCTTCTGGACCGGCGCGATATATACATAGTTCCAATGGGCAACCCCGACGGCAGGATGATGGCTGAAACAGGCGCATACTGGAGAAAAAACATAGACAACAATGACGGCTGCAGCAACCCCGGTTTATGGGGCATTGACATTAACCGCAATTTTGCATCCAACTGGGGCGGCCCTGGATCAAGCGCCAGCGCCTGCTCGGGAACTTACCGCGGACCGGCTGTAGAGTCAGAGCCTGAAACAAAGGCAATCTCCGATGCACTGCGCGCCATTTTCCCTGACCCGGCAGACACAAGCGGAAGCATGATTACGCTTCACCAGTCAGGGCATTACATAGTATGGCCGTGGGGCAATGGATATTCACAGCCGCCATGGAATATGGTACCGCCCGACAAACCCGGCTTATCAGCGCTTGCTTACAAATACGCAAGCTACAACGGTTATACATCCATAATGGGCGACAACTGGTATCCTGCCGCAGGCGCTACCGAGGACTGGGCATACGAGGAACTTAACATAGCCGGATATACATTTGAGATAGGCTCAAGCCAGCCGTCTTCCTGCACTGAACTGCTGAACGAAATATCCCTGAATATGCCGGCGTTCATTTACGCCGCAAAGAGCGTTGACCCTGACCCTTATGAGGTCACACGCGGACCTGACTCTCTAAGAGTCAGCGCATCACCGGCTGAAGTGCCGCAGGGAAGCACGGTCGCGCTTAATGCAACAGCAAACGACACAAAAACAGGCTGGATGTCAGATCCGAATTTCCCCGGTATTGTGCCTGACCGTGCAATGCCGGTTTCGGCAGTTGAATACTACATTGACCTGCCACCCGCCGCAGGCGGCACACCACAGCCGATGGCGGCAGGCGACGGCATATTTGACGAAGTAGTTGAACCGGTCACAGCCAATGTTAATACAACCGGACTTGCTCCGGGCAAGCACTTATTGCTTGTGCGCGCACAGGACAACAAAGGACACTGGGGTGCATTTTCCGGAGTATTTTTCACAGTCAGCGATACCCTGCCTGCCGTTTTTGTCAACAGCATCATGATGACCTACCGCGGAACTTACAAGGTACAGGGACAAGTTCAAATCTACAACGAGGCTATGCAGGCAATAGCCGGAGCTTCTGTTACTGCCCAATGGACAAAACCTGACGGGCAGACATCAGTTCAGACAGTTACTACTAATACCGGAGGTCTTGCTTCCTTCAGGCTTAACTCCACACAACAGGGCGTTTACACCTTGACAGTGCAGAATGTTACAAAAAGCGGCTACATCTATGACCCAAGCCTGAACATTGAGACAAGCGAACAGCTCCAGGTGCCGTAACTTTAAAGACAGTTAACAGTTATCAGTTGACCATTGACAGTAGAAAAACAAACAACTGTCAACTTACTTTAAAAGCCCGTAGTCCGCAAGTGTCTTTTTTAACTTTTCTTTATTTGCATCGCTCATCGGGCAAAGCGGGAGTCTGAACTCCTCCTGAATTTTACCCATCATGCTTAAGGCGGTCTTTGCAGGA
The window above is part of the Nitrospirota bacterium genome. Proteins encoded here:
- a CDS encoding nucleotidyl transferase AbiEii/AbiGii toxin family protein is translated as MTKYTVMQYVELFHLLFLDQLGRKTDKRFYALKGGCNLRFYLKSIRYSEDMDMDVYDLPKDKLRDTVVSILKSKPFVQILQVHGIIIDRWSEPKQTETTQRWKVGLAVSGSGIVLPTKIEFSRRGMKGNTVFEPVGPELVRTYNLSSIMSNHYDIHSAYEQKVEALVTRSTPQARDIFDLNLLLNAGVDKNISNSKLRSHLYIAESNVMSVAFDVFKSQVLSYLHPDYQKQYNSEDVWDEIVLKVAEALKGEES